A section of the Neorhizobium galegae bv. orientalis str. HAMBI 540 genome encodes:
- a CDS encoding alpha-D-glucose phosphate-specific phosphoglucomutase, with the protein MIKTVSTTPFQDQKPGTSGLRKKVPVFAQVNYAENFIQSIFDSLEDFAGQTLVIGGDGRYYNREVIQKAIKMAAAAGFGKVMVGQGGILSTPAASNIIRKYKAFGGIILSASHNPGGPTEDFGIKYNIGNGGPAPEKITDAIFARSKVIDTYKIAEVADLDLDAIGTFDVAGMTVEVIDPVADYVELMEQLFDFPSIRALIASGVNVVIDSMGAVTGPYARQILETRLGAPEGSVRNAVPLPDFGGHHPDPNLVHAKELYDDVMSPDGPHFGAASDGDGDRNMIVGKGMFVTPSDSLAIIAANATVAPGYARGIAGIARSMPTSAAADRVAEKLKIGMYETPTGWKFFGNLLDAGKATVCGEESFGTGSDHVREKDGLWAVLFWLNIMAARNESVEEIVKSHWAEYGRNYYSRHDYEEVDSDAANLLIIALRDKLATLPGQSFGALKVATADDFAYHDPIDGSVSKNQGIRILFEGGSRVVFRLSGTGTSGATIRVYVERYEPDASRHAIDTQEALADLIAVADQISDLRKRTGRDKPTVIT; encoded by the coding sequence ATGATCAAGACCGTTTCGACGACACCCTTTCAGGATCAGAAGCCGGGCACGTCCGGCCTGCGCAAGAAGGTTCCGGTCTTCGCGCAAGTGAACTACGCGGAGAACTTCATCCAGTCGATCTTCGACAGCCTCGAAGACTTCGCCGGTCAGACGCTGGTGATCGGCGGCGACGGCCGCTACTACAACCGCGAAGTCATCCAGAAGGCGATCAAGATGGCCGCGGCCGCCGGCTTCGGCAAGGTCATGGTCGGCCAGGGCGGCATTCTCTCGACACCTGCCGCCTCCAACATCATCCGCAAGTACAAGGCCTTCGGCGGCATCATCCTCTCGGCCAGCCACAATCCCGGCGGCCCGACCGAGGATTTCGGCATCAAATACAATATCGGCAATGGCGGTCCGGCCCCGGAAAAGATCACCGACGCGATCTTCGCCCGCTCCAAGGTCATCGATACCTATAAGATCGCAGAGGTCGCCGATCTCGATCTCGATGCGATCGGTACTTTCGACGTCGCCGGCATGACGGTCGAGGTGATCGATCCGGTCGCCGACTATGTCGAGCTGATGGAGCAGCTGTTCGACTTCCCGTCGATCCGCGCCTTGATCGCCAGCGGCGTCAATGTCGTCATCGATTCGATGGGCGCCGTCACCGGCCCCTATGCGCGGCAGATCCTCGAAACCCGCCTCGGCGCCCCGGAAGGCTCGGTGCGCAACGCGGTTCCGCTGCCGGATTTCGGCGGCCACCACCCGGACCCGAACCTCGTCCACGCCAAGGAACTCTATGACGACGTGATGAGCCCCGACGGACCGCATTTCGGCGCCGCGTCAGACGGCGACGGCGACCGCAACATGATCGTCGGCAAGGGCATGTTCGTTACCCCCTCCGACAGCCTTGCGATCATCGCCGCCAACGCCACCGTCGCTCCCGGTTACGCCCGCGGCATCGCCGGCATCGCCCGCTCCATGCCGACCAGTGCCGCCGCCGACCGTGTCGCCGAAAAGCTGAAGATCGGCATGTACGAAACCCCGACCGGCTGGAAATTCTTCGGCAACCTGCTTGACGCCGGCAAGGCGACTGTCTGCGGCGAGGAAAGCTTCGGCACCGGCTCCGACCACGTGCGCGAAAAGGACGGCCTCTGGGCAGTGCTCTTCTGGCTGAACATCATGGCCGCCCGCAACGAAAGCGTCGAGGAGATCGTCAAGTCGCACTGGGCCGAATACGGCCGCAACTACTATTCCCGCCACGACTACGAAGAGGTCGATTCGGACGCCGCCAACCTGCTGATCATCGCCCTGCGCGACAAGCTGGCGACCCTCCCCGGCCAGTCGTTCGGCGCGCTGAAGGTCGCAACTGCCGACGACTTCGCCTATCACGATCCGATCGATGGTTCCGTCTCCAAGAACCAAGGCATCCGCATCCTCTTCGAAGGCGGCTCCCGCGTCGTCTTCCGCCTCTCCGGCACCGGCACGTCGGGCGCCACGATCCGCGTCTATGTCGAGCGCTACGAGCCGGACGCGTCCCGTCACGCGATCGACACGCAGGAGGCGCTCGCCGACCTCATCGCTGTTGCCGACCAGATCTCCGATCTGCGCAAGAGGACAGGCCGCGACAAGCCGACCGTGATTACCTGA
- the glgX gene encoding glycogen debranching protein GlgX, whose amino-acid sequence MAKTAIQGGVTLTADGADFAVWSHHAERIELCLFDAEGKKETARHRLVRGRDDIHRISVPALGAGARYGYRAWGAYDPDNGSWFDSSKLLVDPYARELDRPFRHDARLSMFGVDTADLVPRAIVTRDPLAKIGRPILPPGGFVYEVAVKPFTMLHPAIPEKQRGTVAALAHPSIVAHLKKIGVDAIELMPITAWIDERHLPPLGLTNGWGYNPVAFMALDPRLCPGGIRELRETVATLHQAGIGTILDLVFNHTGESDRFGATLSMRGIDNRSYYRHVHGEPGHLVNDTGTGNTVACDHPYVRRLIVDTLRHFVVHAGIDGFRFDLAPVLGRTEGGFDAKGETLKAMISDEALKDRILIAEPWDIGPGGYQLGNFPEPFLEWNDRARDDMRRYWRGDQWTTGALATRLSGSSDIFERSGRSRTVNFLAAHDGFTLMDLVSNEHKHNEANGEQNRDGHGENFSWNNGVEGETEDAAINENRRRDAAALISTLFASRGTVMLTMGDEAGRSQRGNNNAYCQDNVITWFDWSKIDKVLVEHTAILAALRKRFAVFSETSFFAGNGDVEWLSTSGKPMEVGDWENPGNPVLGMVLKTLDRQTDRDTRIAILFNRGHEQASFALPGWGWRHFASRELWNQVLPARSVRFCIEE is encoded by the coding sequence ATGGCAAAAACGGCGATCCAGGGCGGCGTGACTTTAACGGCAGACGGCGCGGATTTCGCCGTCTGGTCGCACCATGCCGAGCGGATCGAGCTCTGCCTTTTCGACGCCGAGGGAAAGAAGGAAACCGCCCGCCACCGGCTGGTGCGCGGCCGGGACGACATCCACCGCATCTCGGTGCCGGCACTCGGTGCCGGCGCCCGTTACGGCTACCGCGCCTGGGGTGCCTACGATCCCGATAACGGCTCCTGGTTCGACTCCTCGAAACTGCTCGTCGACCCTTATGCCCGCGAACTGGACCGCCCCTTCCGGCACGACGCCCGGCTCTCGATGTTCGGCGTCGACACCGCCGATCTGGTTCCAAGGGCGATCGTCACCCGCGATCCGCTCGCCAAGATCGGCCGGCCGATCCTGCCGCCCGGCGGCTTCGTCTACGAGGTCGCGGTCAAACCCTTCACCATGCTCCATCCAGCGATCCCGGAAAAACAGCGCGGCACGGTCGCAGCGCTTGCCCATCCCTCGATCGTCGCGCACCTGAAGAAGATCGGCGTCGATGCCATCGAACTGATGCCAATCACCGCCTGGATCGATGAACGCCACCTTCCCCCGCTCGGTCTCACCAACGGCTGGGGCTACAATCCGGTTGCCTTCATGGCGCTCGACCCGCGCCTCTGCCCCGGCGGCATCAGGGAACTGCGCGAGACGGTCGCGACGCTGCACCAGGCCGGCATCGGCACCATCCTCGATCTCGTCTTCAACCATACCGGCGAGAGCGACCGCTTTGGCGCGACACTCTCCATGCGCGGCATCGACAACCGCTCCTATTACCGCCATGTCCACGGCGAGCCCGGCCATCTGGTCAACGATACCGGCACCGGCAACACGGTCGCCTGCGACCACCCTTATGTCCGCCGGCTGATCGTCGATACGCTCCGCCATTTCGTCGTCCATGCCGGCATAGACGGTTTCCGTTTCGACCTCGCTCCCGTCCTCGGCCGCACGGAAGGCGGCTTCGACGCCAAGGGCGAGACCCTGAAGGCGATGATCTCCGACGAGGCGCTGAAGGACCGCATCCTGATCGCCGAACCGTGGGATATCGGGCCCGGCGGCTACCAGCTCGGCAATTTCCCGGAACCCTTCCTTGAATGGAACGACCGCGCCCGCGACGACATGCGCCGCTACTGGCGCGGCGACCAATGGACGACCGGCGCGCTCGCCACGCGGCTTTCCGGGTCATCGGATATTTTCGAAAGGTCCGGCCGCAGCCGCACCGTCAACTTCCTCGCCGCCCATGACGGCTTCACGCTGATGGATCTCGTCTCCAACGAGCACAAACACAACGAGGCGAACGGCGAACAGAACCGCGACGGCCACGGCGAGAATTTCTCCTGGAACAACGGCGTCGAAGGCGAGACCGAGGATGCGGCGATCAACGAGAACCGCCGCCGCGATGCCGCGGCCCTCATCTCCACCCTGTTTGCCAGCCGCGGCACGGTGATGCTCACCATGGGCGACGAAGCCGGACGCAGCCAGCGCGGCAACAACAATGCCTATTGCCAGGACAATGTGATCACCTGGTTCGACTGGAGCAAGATTGACAAGGTGCTCGTCGAACACACCGCCATACTCGCCGCGCTTCGAAAACGCTTCGCGGTCTTTTCGGAAACCTCCTTCTTCGCCGGCAACGGCGATGTCGAATGGCTGTCCACCTCCGGCAAGCCCATGGAGGTCGGCGACTGGGAAAATCCCGGCAACCCGGTGCTCGGCATGGTGCTGAAGACGCTCGACCGACAGACCGACAGGGACACCCGCATCGCCATCCTCTTCAACCGCGGCCACGAGCAGGCCAGCTTCGCGCTTCCCGGCTGGGGATGGAGGCATTTCGCCTCCCGCGAGCTGTGGAATCAGGTGCTTCCCGCCCGTTCCGTGCGTTTCTGCATCGAGGAATGA
- a CDS encoding MaoC family dehydratase: MREISLTEVEGLVGTEVGVSEWITVDQPMIDLFANATQDHQFIHVDPERATAESPFGGTIAHGFLTLSLLSAMNFDCVPRIREQTMGINYGFDRIRFMSPVKSGSRIRGHFTLAETRFRGAGMLMTTYDVSVEIENERKSALTAIWITIIQFDPKDRPEGV; encoded by the coding sequence ATGCGTGAAATTTCGCTAACCGAAGTCGAAGGTTTGGTTGGCACGGAAGTCGGCGTATCTGAATGGATCACGGTGGATCAGCCGATGATCGACCTCTTCGCGAACGCCACCCAAGATCATCAATTCATTCATGTCGATCCGGAGCGCGCCACGGCCGAAAGCCCCTTCGGCGGCACCATCGCCCACGGCTTCCTGACGCTGTCGCTGCTGTCCGCCATGAACTTCGATTGCGTGCCGAGGATCCGCGAACAGACGATGGGCATCAATTACGGGTTCGACCGCATCCGCTTCATGTCGCCGGTCAAAAGCGGCAGCCGCATCCGCGGCCATTTCACGCTGGCCGAAACCCGCTTCCGCGGCGCCGGCATGCTGATGACCACATACGACGTCTCGGTCGAGATCGAGAACGAAAGGAAATCGGCGCTCACGGCCATCTGGATCACCATCATCCAGTTCGACCCGAAGGACCGGCCGGAAGGAGTGTGA
- a CDS encoding DUF2332 domain-containing protein yields the protein MASEDEIRQAFREQIVGGRILGSPFTARLGTLMLEHLDRSTEVGRRILSWEGDPATRGDLVPTRLAGALHALVIDGKDDRLKAAYPPNDVSDDVLWTAIATAFETQEAFILDRLNFAPQTNEVRRSSGLLAGFLTIARLFGKPLILSEFGASMGLNLNWDRYHHDLGGFLWGNPSSPVRLKPDWQGPSPPDVKITVADRAGCDLNPLDPNSPEDSLRLLSYIWADQTDRMERTRAALEIARANKVLVEKGDALAWLRDKRLNTLVPGTIHVVYHSIAWQYLPPQARAAGEAIIAEAGSRATEDAPLARLQMEMDDDPAGAALSLQIWPTGETRELGRIDPHGRWVKWKGWQA from the coding sequence ATGGCATCCGAAGACGAAATCAGGCAAGCGTTCCGGGAACAGATCGTCGGGGGTCGAATCCTGGGGTCGCCCTTTACCGCTCGCCTCGGCACATTGATGCTGGAACATCTTGACCGTTCGACCGAAGTGGGCCGGCGAATTCTCAGCTGGGAAGGAGATCCTGCCACCCGGGGGGACCTCGTGCCCACCCGCCTCGCCGGCGCGCTGCATGCGCTGGTCATCGACGGCAAGGACGATCGCCTGAAGGCCGCCTATCCGCCGAACGACGTGAGCGACGACGTGCTCTGGACGGCGATCGCCACAGCCTTCGAAACACAGGAAGCCTTCATTCTCGACCGGCTGAATTTCGCGCCTCAGACCAACGAGGTGCGCCGCTCGAGCGGCCTGCTCGCAGGCTTCCTCACCATTGCCCGACTGTTCGGCAAGCCGCTGATCCTGTCGGAATTCGGCGCCAGCATGGGACTCAACCTCAACTGGGACCGCTACCATCACGATCTCGGCGGTTTCCTCTGGGGCAATCCGTCATCGCCGGTCCGGCTCAAGCCCGATTGGCAAGGTCCATCCCCGCCTGATGTCAAGATCACCGTTGCGGACCGCGCCGGCTGCGACCTCAACCCGCTCGACCCCAACTCGCCTGAAGACAGCCTGCGGCTGCTGTCCTACATCTGGGCCGACCAGACGGACCGCATGGAACGCACGCGCGCCGCACTCGAAATCGCCCGCGCCAACAAGGTCCTGGTCGAAAAGGGCGACGCGCTCGCGTGGCTACGCGACAAGCGCCTGAACACCTTGGTGCCCGGCACAATCCATGTCGTCTACCATTCGATCGCCTGGCAATACCTGCCGCCGCAAGCCCGCGCCGCGGGCGAGGCGATCATCGCCGAGGCCGGCAGCCGTGCGACGGAAGACGCCCCACTTGCCCGCCTGCAGATGGAAATGGACGACGATCCGGCCGGCGCTGCACTCAGCCTGCAGATCTGGCCGACCGGCGAGACCCGGGAACTCGGCCGCATCGATCCCCACGGCCGCTGGGTGAAGTGGAAGGGCTGGCAGGCTTGA
- a CDS encoding SAM-dependent methyltransferase gives MFPLSHMMKSFIRRGRLTVIDAEGSRHVFAGTPGPSVTMRLTDKRLYRTLVFNPELAAGEAYMDGTMRFEDGSTLRDFLTLFSVNRLSLGSYPLQKVLRSIKMRFRKRQQSNRRGQAQQNVAHHYDLGNDFYKLFLDANMLYSCAYFREPSETLEQAQRNKLRLLAAKLGLKPGMKVLDIGCGWGDLALYLARLEDVEVLGVTLSKEQQALASSRAQAAGLDNRVRFELKDYRDVTETFDRIVSVGMFEHVGVHHYDEFFAKLNSLMPDDGLVVLHSIGHMSPPGMASPWLRKYIFPGAYSPALSEVFEVVERNSLWVTDLEFLRVHYAATLAQWSERFQKNRDAVIALYDERFARMWEFYLISAEMMFRTGSQLVFHMQLSRSRDAAPIVRDYITDQQRAYIEREAGLNLSL, from the coding sequence ATGTTTCCGCTGTCGCATATGATGAAATCCTTTATCCGCCGCGGCCGCCTGACGGTCATCGATGCGGAGGGCAGCCGCCATGTGTTCGCCGGTACGCCCGGCCCGTCGGTAACCATGCGCCTCACCGACAAACGGCTCTACCGGACCTTGGTGTTCAATCCGGAACTGGCGGCGGGCGAAGCCTATATGGACGGCACGATGCGGTTCGAGGACGGCTCGACGCTGCGCGATTTCCTGACGCTGTTTTCGGTCAACCGGCTCTCGCTCGGCTCCTATCCGCTCCAGAAAGTGCTGCGTAGCATCAAAATGCGCTTCCGCAAGCGGCAGCAGTCCAACCGCCGCGGCCAGGCGCAGCAGAACGTCGCGCACCATTACGATCTCGGCAACGACTTCTACAAACTCTTCCTCGACGCCAACATGCTCTATTCCTGCGCCTATTTCCGCGAGCCGTCCGAGACGCTGGAACAGGCACAGCGTAACAAGCTGCGGCTGCTGGCAGCCAAGCTCGGCCTCAAGCCGGGCATGAAGGTACTTGATATCGGCTGCGGCTGGGGCGACCTAGCGCTCTACCTCGCGAGGCTCGAAGATGTCGAAGTCCTCGGTGTCACTTTGTCGAAGGAACAGCAGGCGCTCGCCTCCTCACGGGCGCAGGCGGCCGGGCTCGACAACCGTGTCCGCTTCGAGCTCAAGGATTATCGCGACGTGACGGAAACATTCGACCGCATCGTTTCGGTCGGCATGTTCGAACATGTCGGCGTGCATCATTATGACGAGTTCTTCGCCAAGCTGAATAGCCTGATGCCGGACGACGGGCTGGTGGTGCTGCACTCGATCGGCCATATGAGCCCGCCCGGCATGGCGAGCCCCTGGCTGCGCAAGTACATTTTCCCGGGCGCCTACTCGCCGGCCCTGTCGGAGGTCTTCGAGGTGGTCGAGCGCAACAGCCTGTGGGTGACCGATCTCGAATTCCTGCGCGTGCATTATGCCGCCACGCTTGCCCAATGGTCGGAACGGTTCCAAAAGAACCGTGATGCGGTCATTGCTCTTTACGACGAGCGTTTCGCCCGCATGTGGGAATTCTACCTGATCAGCGCCGAGATGATGTTCCGCACCGGCAGCCAGTTGGTCTTTCATATGCAGCTGTCGCGCTCGCGCGATGCGGCACCGATCGTGCGCGACTACATCACCGATCAGCAGCGCGCCTATATCGAGCGGGAAGCAGGCTTAAACCTTTCGCTGTGA
- a CDS encoding sarcosine oxidase subunit gamma, with translation MADSGADFRSGTASRTLPLAGHHGSHNATLTVAPSAERISLRVRAEEVAALSGALGVDLPVRPKTSASANGRTALWLGPDEWLVIGDGGSDVGNSLMQAAKNSGVLHSATDVSHRNTAILVSGPGAAAAINAGCPQDLSLKVFPVGACSRTILGKVEIVLLRTAQDAFRVEVWRSFSRYAFGLLSEGAQDAAL, from the coding sequence ATGGCTGATTCTGGGGCTGATTTCCGTTCAGGCACGGCAAGCCGTACGCTGCCGCTTGCCGGTCATCACGGCTCGCACAATGCGACGCTCACGGTGGCGCCGTCCGCCGAGCGCATCTCGCTACGCGTTCGGGCCGAGGAGGTCGCCGCATTGTCCGGGGCGCTCGGCGTCGATCTGCCGGTGAGGCCGAAGACGTCGGCTTCCGCCAATGGTCGCACCGCGCTCTGGCTCGGGCCGGACGAGTGGCTGGTGATTGGAGACGGAGGCAGCGATGTCGGCAACAGCCTGATGCAGGCGGCCAAGAATTCCGGCGTGCTTCATTCGGCAACCGACGTCTCCCATCGCAACACGGCAATCCTCGTCTCCGGACCGGGTGCGGCGGCGGCAATCAATGCCGGTTGCCCGCAGGACCTGTCGCTGAAGGTTTTTCCGGTCGGCGCCTGCTCGCGCACCATTCTGGGCAAGGTGGAGATCGTGCTCCTTAGAACGGCGCAGGATGCCTTCCGGGTGGAGGTCTGGCGGTCGTTTTCGCGCTACGCGTTCGGCCTGCTCTCCGAGGGTGCTCAGGATGCCGCGCTATAA
- a CDS encoding sarcosine oxidase subunit alpha, with translation MSASSNSGTFRIKGAGRLTPARTARFTFDGKNYTALEGDTVASALLAHGIHLVGRSFKYHRPRGILSAGPEEPNALIDVSRDAARRQPNVRATVQEVFDGAKIASQNRWPSLKFDVGAVNNLFSPFFAAGFYYKTFMWPREAWVKIYEPFIRRAAGLGVAPTEEDPDHYANRYAHCDVLVAGAGVAGLTAALSAAATGQSVFLVDEQPEVGGALHYDAATTINGQNGYDWAQATAAKLKAMPNVTVLTRTTVFGYYNHGFLGLVERVTDHVAKPGKDLPRERLWQVRAKKVVLATGSIERHMVFANNDRPGIMLASAARTFLNHHGVAVGRQVGVYTAHDSAYETAFDLKRAGVSIAAIVDCRADPGEALLAEARGLGISVLSGHSVTDTGGRLRISSMTVARNGGGEARKIAVDALIVSAGWTPSVHLFSQSRGKLRFDDVNQRFLPNIYAQDCVSVGSCNGTDDLAEMIDEAIVAGGGSIAVAGENRFEWTGGMIGAAEGAGPDTTVKAFVDFQHDVTAKDIRLAVREGMHSIEHIKRFTTNGMASDQGKLSNMHGLAIAAEMLDRPIPQVGLTTFRAPYTPVTYGTLVGHSRGELFDPARKTPMHSLETAEGAEFEDVGNWKRAWYYPKRGEDMLAAVNRECRTVREVAGVFNGSTLGKIEVVGPDAAQFLNLLYTNAWDSLKPGKSRYGIMTREDGFVYDDGVVGRLAEDRFHVTTTTGGAPRVLHHMEDYLQTEFPHLKVWLTSTTEQWAVIAVQGPKAREIIQPFVEGVDISNEAFPHMSVVECSVMGVPARLFRVSFTGELGFELNVPADYGPAVWKAIWERAEPMGACLYGTETMHVLRAEKGYIIVGQDTDGTVTPDDAGLGWAVSSKKPDFVGIRGLKRPDLVREGRKQLVGLLTKDPALVLEEGGQIVADPNQAKPMTMLGHVTSAYWSENCGRSIALALVAGGRARIGETLYVPLKDRTIEVEVTDMVFFDKDGGRIHG, from the coding sequence ATGAGCGCTTCCTCCAATTCCGGCACCTTTCGCATCAAGGGTGCGGGGCGGTTGACGCCCGCCCGCACGGCGCGCTTCACCTTCGACGGCAAGAATTATACCGCGCTGGAAGGCGATACCGTCGCCTCGGCGCTGCTGGCGCATGGCATCCATCTGGTTGGCCGCTCATTCAAATATCATCGGCCGCGCGGAATCTTGTCTGCTGGTCCGGAAGAGCCGAATGCGCTGATCGACGTGTCGCGCGATGCGGCGCGGCGCCAGCCGAACGTGCGGGCGACCGTGCAGGAAGTCTTCGACGGCGCCAAGATAGCCTCGCAGAACCGCTGGCCGTCGCTGAAGTTCGATGTCGGAGCGGTCAACAATCTGTTCTCGCCGTTCTTTGCGGCCGGCTTCTACTACAAGACCTTCATGTGGCCGCGCGAGGCCTGGGTGAAGATCTACGAACCCTTCATCCGCCGTGCGGCCGGTCTCGGCGTTGCGCCGACCGAAGAAGATCCCGATCATTATGCCAACCGCTATGCCCATTGCGACGTGCTGGTTGCCGGTGCCGGTGTTGCCGGCCTGACGGCGGCGCTTTCGGCTGCTGCGACGGGGCAAAGCGTTTTCCTGGTCGACGAACAGCCGGAAGTCGGCGGCGCGCTGCATTACGACGCGGCGACCACGATCAACGGGCAAAACGGTTACGACTGGGCGCAGGCGACGGCGGCAAAGCTGAAGGCCATGCCGAACGTGACGGTGCTGACCCGCACGACGGTGTTCGGTTATTACAATCATGGTTTCCTCGGCCTCGTGGAGCGGGTGACCGACCATGTCGCAAAGCCCGGCAAGGACCTGCCCCGCGAACGGCTGTGGCAGGTGCGGGCGAAAAAGGTGGTGCTGGCGACCGGTTCGATCGAGCGGCACATGGTGTTTGCCAATAACGACCGGCCGGGCATCATGCTGGCGTCTGCGGCACGCACCTTCCTCAACCATCACGGTGTTGCGGTCGGAAGACAGGTCGGCGTCTACACGGCCCATGATTCGGCTTACGAGACGGCCTTCGACTTGAAGCGGGCAGGTGTCTCGATCGCCGCGATCGTCGATTGCCGTGCCGATCCCGGCGAGGCGCTGCTGGCGGAAGCCCGCGGGCTCGGCATCTCCGTGCTGAGCGGCCACTCGGTGACCGATACCGGGGGCCGGCTGAGGATTTCTTCGATGACGGTGGCGCGCAACGGCGGCGGCGAGGCCCGCAAGATTGCTGTCGACGCGCTGATCGTTTCGGCCGGCTGGACGCCTTCGGTGCATCTGTTTTCGCAGTCGCGCGGAAAACTCCGGTTCGACGACGTCAACCAACGTTTCCTGCCGAATATCTATGCGCAGGATTGCGTTTCCGTCGGCTCCTGCAACGGCACGGACGATCTGGCCGAAATGATCGACGAGGCGATTGTTGCGGGTGGCGGTTCGATCGCCGTTGCAGGCGAAAACCGGTTCGAATGGACCGGCGGCATGATCGGTGCGGCGGAAGGTGCGGGGCCGGATACGACGGTAAAAGCCTTCGTGGATTTCCAGCACGACGTGACCGCCAAGGACATCCGCCTTGCGGTGCGCGAGGGGATGCACTCGATCGAGCATATCAAGCGCTTCACCACCAACGGCATGGCGTCGGACCAGGGCAAGCTTTCCAACATGCACGGTCTGGCGATTGCCGCCGAAATGCTCGACCGGCCGATCCCGCAGGTGGGGCTGACGACGTTCCGCGCGCCCTACACGCCGGTGACCTACGGCACGCTGGTGGGGCATTCGCGCGGAGAACTTTTCGATCCGGCGCGCAAGACGCCGATGCATTCGCTCGAAACGGCCGAAGGCGCCGAATTCGAGGATGTCGGCAACTGGAAGCGCGCCTGGTATTACCCGAAGCGCGGCGAGGATATGCTGGCTGCCGTCAACCGCGAATGCCGGACGGTGCGCGAGGTAGCGGGCGTGTTCAACGGTTCGACGCTCGGCAAGATCGAGGTGGTGGGTCCCGATGCGGCGCAGTTCCTCAACCTCCTCTATACGAATGCCTGGGACAGCCTGAAGCCGGGCAAGAGCCGCTACGGGATCATGACCCGTGAGGACGGTTTCGTTTATGACGACGGCGTCGTCGGCCGACTTGCCGAGGACCGGTTCCATGTAACGACCACGACCGGCGGGGCGCCGCGCGTGCTGCACCACATGGAAGACTATCTGCAGACGGAGTTCCCGCATCTCAAGGTCTGGCTGACCTCGACCACCGAGCAATGGGCGGTCATCGCCGTGCAGGGGCCGAAGGCGCGCGAGATCATCCAGCCGTTCGTCGAGGGCGTCGATATTTCCAACGAGGCCTTTCCGCATATGAGCGTGGTGGAATGCAGCGTGATGGGCGTGCCGGCGCGGCTCTTCCGCGTCTCGTTCACCGGCGAACTCGGTTTTGAGCTCAACGTGCCGGCCGACTACGGTCCGGCCGTCTGGAAGGCGATATGGGAGCGGGCGGAGCCGATGGGGGCCTGCCTTTACGGCACCGAGACCATGCACGTACTGCGCGCCGAAAAGGGCTATATCATCGTCGGCCAGGATACCGACGGTACGGTAACCCCGGACGATGCCGGGCTCGGCTGGGCGGTGTCGTCCAAGAAGCCGGATTTCGTCGGCATTCGCGGGCTGAAGCGTCCCGACCTGGTGCGCGAGGGCCGCAAGCAGCTCGTCGGGCTGCTCACCAAGGACCCGGCACTTGTGCTGGAGGAGGGTGGCCAGATCGTCGCCGATCCGAACCAGGCCAAGCCGATGACCATGCTTGGCCATGTGACCTCCGCCTACTGGTCGGAGAATTGCGGCCGCTCGATCGCGCTGGCGCTGGTCGCCGGCGGACGGGCGCGGATCGGAGAGACGCTCTATGTGCCGCTCAAAGACAGGACGATCGAAGTGGAAGTGACCGACATGGTGTTCTTCGACAAGGATGGAGGCCGCATCCATGGCTGA
- a CDS encoding sarcosine oxidase subunit delta produces MLLIHCPYCEEDRSELEFRWAGEAHIARPENISAISDEEFAEYFFLRNNEKGLTYERWRHIHGCGRFFNAARDTVSDRFLVTYKAGMPKQPLPETGASEKTVETYEATEGDAR; encoded by the coding sequence ATGCTGCTGATCCATTGCCCCTATTGCGAAGAAGACCGCTCGGAACTGGAATTCCGCTGGGCCGGCGAGGCGCATATTGCGCGGCCGGAAAATATCTCGGCGATTTCCGACGAGGAGTTCGCGGAATATTTCTTCCTGCGCAACAACGAAAAAGGCCTCACCTATGAACGCTGGCGGCATATCCACGGCTGTGGCCGGTTCTTCAACGCGGCGCGCGACACGGTGAGCGACAGGTTCCTGGTGACCTACAAGGCGGGAATGCCGAAGCAACCGCTCCCGGAAACCGGAGCCTCCGAAAAGACCGTCGAGACCTATGAAGCGACCGAAGGAGACGCCCGATGA